Below is a window of Rhodamnia argentea isolate NSW1041297 chromosome 11, ASM2092103v1, whole genome shotgun sequence DNA.
GTATAAAACGATGCGGAGATTCGCAGCAGAGAGAGCCAGAGACCTCCTTCGCTCTCATTCTCTGCAACGCTACAGCCGCCGCCGCTTGCTCTCTTCCCTGACTTCTCAATCTCAATCTCGTTTCTTGTCCTCCACTTCACCTCCCGATTCGCCTCCTTCCATGGGTTCTCAACCAGTTACTCTCGATACTATTAATCCCAAGGTGCCATTTTTGTTCCCCTCTGGTTTTTCTTTCCTGGAATTTCAGTTTCGCTTTGCTTCCCTTCccccccgttttttttttttttttggtgagggTGAAACAACTTTGGTTGGCCGCTTTGATGTTCTTTGCGACATGGGTTTTCCCTTGATTGGATGCTGCTCCATGCGGGTCATGTTGGGGTGGCTCTTGTTGTTGACAATTTTTTGGCCTTTCTTTTGTTGCCctgtcttttttaattttcttcgtGTATTTTTGTTTCTGGGTGCTTGCATGATTAGGATTACCCGCTCTGTAGGGGAATCTGCTTTATTCCTGCTAGTTGTTTGTTCTCTTTATTTGTGTTTCctgtttgtttcttttcttttttacccctTGTTGATTGAGTTGAAAGCTTTTTGATGGTCTACAGCCTCTCGAGTATGTGTATGTACTGAAAATATTGGGCCACCAACTGAATATGTAGCTCAAATGTGTGGTCAGATGCATCTTGCATGTAGCTCAGCTAGGAATGATTAGAGTTCAAGTTCAAATCTTTGTGAAGCGCTTGACGTTTGCAATCATTATCCTTTTTCAATTGATGTGAATGACGGGTGGATGATGCCCGACATTCTCTGTCTAAACTGATATATTGTCAGTAGCGGAGAAATCACTGGTTCCATGGGGACTGTGATGTATTTTTGCTCCATGTCGTTGTAGTGCCGCAAAATCTGAGCCATTCAAGTCAAATCAATGATCAGTGAAAGAATATTTAGTCATTCTTGTGAAACATTGAACTTAGAATTGAAGGCAGAGTTGGGTtcagtcctttttctttttgagattCTTCATCATGCATTTATAGCTCTTGGTTGCAGTCTGCAGAATTATCTTCTCCTAGTGTGGTCTTTCACCTTGTGTGGTTCCTCTTATCCAGGTTCTGAAATGTGAATATGCTGTTCGCGGTGAAATTGTCTCCATTGCCCAGGTGATGTGACAATCTGCGATCTGCAGTTCGTTTGTGATTACAAATAAATACGCTTCAGTAGGGGTGAAAACACTTGTGGAGATCCTACTTATGGGGACCCTCAAATAATTGATAGACAGTGACTGTCCTATGCTGCATGACTAAATGATGATAAACTcaatatcaaattaaaatatgcaattttttgggTTATTGTTTGCAAGACTGATGCTTTCGAAACATTGTTCACAATGAACCAAAGAAAGATACTCGGCACAGAGGGAATATGTTTTCAGTGATCTTATGCAGGGCCTAGTATATGATATGTTTCCTGAGAGTActtgtggcatttttttttttttttgggtacagCGTTTGCAGCAAGAGCTGAAAGAGAACCCAGGTTCTCATCCTTTTGATGAGGTACTTTTTCTGCCCTTCATGTGTTATTCTTCATGGACAGTTCTCATGCTATTACTGGAATGGGCATCTCACAATTAAGTTCAGCATTTGAATATATGGTCATATTGCATTATACCTGCTCATGTAGTTCAATCCTATCTATTGAAGCAAAGGATGTTCCTGAACTTGTTCTTAACTTCTTAGAGTTCAATGAAATGGGAAGTAACTCACAAggtttatttttcagaaaaaacaAATCTAAGAGAAGTATCTTGCAAGGATTAACTTGTAGCGAACAAATGGGGGCTCTGTTGTGCAACTTCGAGTATTCAGTTCTGGAAGACTACGTActgattttgaaagttattctTTTTCTGAGAGATGACGGCTTCGTTTCTTGGTGCAGATACTTTACTGTAACATTGGAAACCCTCAGTCTCTGGGCCAGCAGCCAATTACCTTTTTTAGAGAGGTATTATTTGGTGTAGTTCAGCCTAGTCTGCACAACTCATTCTTTCCCCATGAATGCTCTAATTATGGTTGTCCGTTTTGTAGGTTATTGCCTTATGTGATCATCCATCCATTTTGGACAAAAGTGAAACCCAGGGCTTGTTCAGGTACTGACAGATAGCATCTTCTTTATTGCATTTTTCTGTTACAGAAGGGTCACTGTCTTAGATTTCCATAAAACTGTCAATTGGGGAGGGGATATGGATTAGATGGACAAGTTTGTGACTAAGCAAGTTTGTGACTGAGTGCTATGAATAGCTCAAGCAATGATGTTATCCACTCGTTTTTTTGAACTTCACTGTTAAATAGAATTGCGTTTAAGTGTTGTACAGGAGTTTCCAACGTTTGAACTGAGTGTTGAAACTCGAGATTATTCAACATATATAAGCTACTGACTAGCTTTATGTTAAATCACTGTCTGTTTTTGCGCATTCATAATAAGTTTGTTGAGTGTGCTCTCTTGCTTTCATGCTTCCCAACGTACTAATATTGCCGGCTTATTGGCTCTGGCTGGGAATGTCTTGGATGAGGTGTACTTTTAATTATTCCAGAATCAGTTATTTTCCTTTGCATTACTCTTTCTTGCATATTGCAGTGCTGATGCTATAGAGCGAGCTTGGCAGATTCTTGATCAAATTCCTGGGAGAGCAACTGGTGCATATAGTCACAGCCAGGTTTCGGAATATGCCTATCTCTATACAGTCGTTCTTTTCCTGGTACCACGTGATTTATGGTGTCATCTTACAAATGGCAGGGAATCAAAGGTTTGCGTGATGCTATTGCTGATGGTATTGAAGCCCGCGATGGTTTTCCTGCTGATCCAAATGATATTTTCTTGACAGATGGTGCTAGCCCTGCGGTACATCCGTATTCTTATCTTTCCTTTCTTCGGTGCTGGTTGTCTTTGGCATTAGGAACTTTCAGGTTTCTCAGGGATTGATCTTTCATAATTATATGATGAATAAAGCTATAATTCCTTTACATGGTCTCAGGTTCATATGATGATGCAATTACTAATAAGATCAGAAAGTGATGGAATATTCTGCCCTATTCCTCAGTATCCTCTGTACTCTGCTTCAATCGCCCTCCATGGTGGAACCCTCGTAAGTTTATCACTTATAGTTAAAATCGAGATGCATAAGATGGTATGTTAATGGGATTGTTTCAAAATTTGTCAATTAGTGTATTTGGCCCTCTTAATGGCACGCAGCTATAATTTCTTCGCATGTTTTACATCTTTAATTGTGATGGTCCAGAGGTGTGTGTTAGGAATTAAGATTGTGATGTATTTCTTCAGGTCCCTTACTATCTGGATGAGGAGACGGGATGGGGTTTGGAAGTGTCTGATCTTCAAAAGCAATTAGATAGTGCAAGATCCAAGGGTATAACTGTTAGGGCACTGGTGGTTATTAATCCTGGCAATCCAACCGGGCAAGTAAGAACTTTTGATTTGAGAACATTTTCCATTCTAATTCAAATGCCAGATGCTGTTTAGAAGCATGTGCGGATGTCTCCATTTCGATTGTTCCATGTTTACCTTTCTGATGATTTTGGAGTTTGTGGCTGCAGGTCCTGGCAGAAGAAAACCAGCAGCAAATAGTAGAATTTTGCAAGAAAGAAGGTCTTGTTCTTTTGGCTGATGAGGTTGGTCAATATCTCTGGCACAATATGCACAAGTAATTCTACAATCCCAACGCAAATTGAGGCTGGATGCCTGCTTCAAGCTAGCCTGTTGCATCAATAACTCATTGCATTTGGGTGGCCAGCGTTTTTATTTCTTGTATTGAGAACAATGACAACATTGACTTGAGCGAACTTCATGCAGGTataccaagaaaatatttatgttcCGGATAAGCAGTTCCACTCATTCAAGAAGATTGCACGATCAATGGGTTATGGTGAGAACGACATCTCCCTAGTTTCTTTCCAATCAGTCTCAAAAGGtatgcgtctctctctctctctctctctctctctctctctctccttgtttGATATTTAAGTAAGATGTGGTAATCAAAATGACTGATAAGTCGAATATgtggattttccttttctgtggACAGGATACTATGGTGAGTGTGGTAAAAGAGGAGGTTACATGGAGGTGACAGGGTTTAGCGCTGATGTGAGGGAACAGATTTACAAAGTTGCATCTGTAAATCTTTGTTCCAATATCACTGGTCAGATTCTCGCAAGCCTTGTAATGAACCCACCGAAGGTTTGATCTTTATTCTCTTTAGCTTTTCGCCaactattttcttatttaagatCAATGATTGCTTGAGCAATGCCCGACTGTAATAATGCTATTGTTTTGCAACATCCTTCTACTAGTACTCTTAAGTTGCAGTCTTACATTTATTGGGATATATAACATGAACGCAGGTTGGAGATGAGTCATATGAGTCATATTgtgaagagagagatggaatcCTCTCATCCCTAGCAAGACGAGCGCAGGTCAGCTTTCTTTGCTAAAGAGCGAAGATTAGTTAATATGGACTGGAGTAGTTCTTCTTTCGGAATAACTGACACCTGTGGGGACACCATGGGGAGTATTTACCCGTAAATGCCAAAAAGGATACTACTAAGTAAAACCTTGCGTCTATCAATTCTCATCAAGTTATACTCTTTGTCCTCCTTTGAGCAGACACTAGAACAAGCTTTGAACAGCTTAGAGGGCATAACATGCAATAGAGCAGAAGGAGCAATGTATCTCTTCCCTCGTATTCATCTTCCCCAGAAGGCAATTAAGGCAGCAGAAGCTGCAAAAACGGCACCAGATGCTTTCTACTGTCGCCGCCTCCTTGATGCTACGGGGATTGTTGTTGTTCCTGGTTCTGGCTTCGGACAGGTAATTTCATTAGTGCACAGTGTTCTATACTTAAGAAGAAATTGCTGCTGTATGATATCCATTTCGGAATATAAGCTTTCTTTTCATCCATATGATGAATGTTAAAGACGACAAAACACTGTTTCCATAAGGAAGATTCCGATGAACGATTATCCAACTTGATCCATAGCTCGAGCTATCTGTGGTCGTGTCCTCTAAATACTTTTATTGTGTTTTCGGTGCTATGTGGAAGGTCCCTGGGACTTGGCATTTCCGATGTACAATACTGCCTCAAGAGGATAAGATTCCGGCGGTCGTGTCCCGTCTAACTGAATTTCACAAAGGGTTCATGGATGAGTTCCGCGATTAATGAAGATTCTTGCTCCCGGCTGCTTCTCGTCAAGGTAATAATTGGAAGCTGTTGCTAGCCATGTTCATGAATAGCTTCAACGAGAGGAACATGTATTATTTGTTGTACTGGTCCTTTTTCTCTCTAGCTTGAACTGTCGAACTGAGTCAAGACACTGGCCCCTCAGGGTGGATCGTGGGGTAATCACTTATCAAATAGAACACGGAGCTATCTCAAGCCTACAGTGTTGATTTGTTTCCTCCACAGTGTTCATCTTTGGCGCTGTTCGAATGTTTTGCTCATTTTGTCTTGGAACTTATTGTATGGTTCGAAACTGTAGATTGATCATTggttaaaaagttttaaaatttgccCGCATCAATAGAATGGTGACTACATTTTGGGcacattttttgtaaaaatgctGCGCTTTTTCTGCAAATGATGCTTAAAATTTGGAACTGAAACATGAAGGAGCAAACAATACTTCAGCAAAAAGTGCCAGCTTCAACATAACAAGTGAAGGAACCGTTCCACTAACACGTCTCAGATGCTCTTCTGTCAAAGCCTTTAAATCACCATGTGCCTGTACATGAGCCTCACCTCACCTATTCTACGAAAGAATCCTCTTTTGAGTTCCTAGGTGTAGACTGCTGGCTGTGGCTGTTCTGTCTTGTCAGTAAGCTCTTTGCAACCATCCCTTGTTAAAAGCAGAGACTATAGAATTGTGtagggaaaaaagggaaatggtTATGTGGACTCAAGCTGGGATCGACCCGGAAGCACCCAGGCATCgaaggggaaaagggaaaacatgTTCTTGCGATCAGTGATGGCTAGTGCACGGGAAGCAACCACAGGAGACATAACCAGAAAAGTGGGAAtcttggtggtggaggtggttgATGATCTTCTTGGCTGGTTCAGTGGCCTTCTGAATTTGGTCACTGTGCTGTTGCCTGGCCTGTGCTCGCCAGTCCTCTGCTCTTCTGTGCACATTTGCCATTCTCCTCATCAGCTTCTCTTCTAGGTTTGATCTCATCTTTTGTATTTTAACCTGAAAAGGCACAGTCCAACCGGCAACCAACTCAGACGATGATGACAATTCGAGTGCAAAAGATAATTTCAAGATTTAAAATCTGGAATTCAGTATCACACTTTTGGCTCATGCTGAACCCCCTCGATCAAAGATCAAGAATGTATCCAGTTTTGCAGAAAGACTGGAGCCGCAACTTCTTCAGATGATTTTGGTTTGAGGATCCCATCTcaacccagagagagagagagagagagagctcaatAAACTAATGAACAAGAACTAAAAACCACGCCCCAAGACTAATTAAACAGTACCCAATTCCCCACGCTATCTTCTTATCCTCGAACTGGTGCGTCTGAGAGGGGTCTTTCACATGGGCACACGAcaaagaagcaacaaaaacCAATGAGGCTCTAAGTTTTTAAAATGTTTGCATGATGACTTTAGGGTTGCTGGGCATGCGGATGCCCCCAATATTTAATTGAGGACAGACGCTCAAACAGAGGTGGACCGGTCAAGAAAGAATCTTAAAATAAAGGGCTAAAAGGATTAGGAAGGAAGAGCTTGTGTGATTAAAGAGAAGACTGTGGCAGTGCGTGCGgctcgaggaggaagaagaagaagatgaagccaaAACGTTGGACTTAAGCCGGACACACCGGGGATATTAACAAAGAGAATGCAGCCACAAAGGTGGGTATGAACAGACTTAAACCATTCTAAATTACAAAGGTTTTGTTCCGCGTCACTAATTGTTTACAGAAACCAATGATCAAAAGCATTTTCGACGAACCACGTACTTTTTGTCCGGAACATCGAAGAACTAGCTAGAGTTGTCTGTAAACTCGGCCGGAGTTTAGGTTCTAGGAGGCGGGAGTTCGCACGAGGAGGCAGATATAGTCAAATACTTGCCTTTAGGCTTTGGTTATCTACTTGTTGGTCCGCTAGGAGTATAAATTGATCCTGAGTGACAGGTCGCAAAGCTTAATCCAAATGGGCTAAAAGTCTTCtcaagcatttctcggatgcctaTGTATTACACCAAGACAAACACAATACCAGGAAGGACCAAGTACTAACAGCTAAATTCTCAATTACCTGCAAAAACAAATGTCCCAAGGTGCTGCAAAATGGGGTTCAGTTCAGCGGACCGGACAGGGGCAAATGCCAGAACCTAATATTGTTTTTATCTGTTTGCTTCTATTCCACATAGTTGAATTAACCACTCCGATTAAGTACACATTCATTAGCCACTGGAACAGTAGTAATCTAACCGGAAAGAAGGAAAGTCAAGAAATGGCAGTACCTCAAGCTTTCTGGACTGAGCTTCAGCTTTTGCACTCTCAAGGTTCACCCAAGCTTGAATCTTTGCCTCTTCCCTCTGGTACCTGCACCCACACGAGAGCAATCATAATCCGccacaaaagagaaagaagataatAGCTGGAGAAAGTAATTATCGAGAGGCGACCATTTTAAGTCGAGACAGCTCATTGATTACCTGAGGCAGCACTTcaacttctcctcctcctcccacgATGCAGCGCCCGTTCTGGACTCTGGAACACCGGATTTCTGAAACCCATTGGCGTTGTGGGTCTCAAAATGCCTCAGGCTCTTCGAaacgtcctcctcctcctcttccctggAGCTCCAGTTGGAGGCAATGGAGTCATACTGTGTCCCAAGCTGGAGCTTGGCCAGGTGGCACTCCTTGAGCTGATTCATGTCGATGGCGGTGATTCCTCCATTGTTGCTGTAGCAAGTGTCCATACCCAATGGGCCTGACCGATCGGCCGGTGTGTTGTGCCTCGGCGGGGACGAGAACTTGTACGGGGTGTGGCACCTGGAGTTGGGGGAGCTGCCCAGCGGAGTCATCTCTGTGCCTGCGTCTCTGTGGTGGACCTCTGTGCCTGCATCTTTCATTGTTTCACTGGCCGAGTTCCTGAACAAGAAGCCTTCTCTGGACGGGTCGGTGCATCTGAATTTCGGCAATATGGTGTCCACATCGTCCGTGAACTTATCTGCGGTGGGGGACAAAATCCTCGGGACGTGTTAATCAAGAACCAAGACTGGCTTTTTGCAGTGACAGCAGAGAGTGCATGGGAAGAAGAAATTGCTGGGTTCTGAATGATAATTGCATGATCATGAGAAAAAGTGGTACTTTTTGGCAGAATTAGAAAGAGCTCTTTGACATGAAAATGAAGTTTGCCTTTTGGACATTGGGAAGGTGGAGCATGCAGAACTTCTGCTGCTTGGATGTGCATGGAAACCAACTGCGCTTCTCAAAAGTAAGATCAGCAGAATTTGACAAATAGAACCAAAGGTTgcctcttttcctttctttacaTTCCTAGACTCAATTTTTGCATCTTAAAACCAAATTAACTGCTTCCTTGAGCTTCAAAGTTTTGAAACAGTGAAGcagaaatgaaacaaaagataaTAGAAGGGATCAGAAGGGTAAAAACATATGCAAAGCTCAGAAATGaaacaagaaatttgaaaacaaaaaagtcaGCGCAAATGGTGAATGAGAGTTAGGGAAGACGATGACCCGAGTGGAAAGATGTTAACAGTTTTAAGTAAAAGAGCCAAAAAAGGGTCAAGGTCTCTccattgaaggttttttttttttccagaggaAGTAAATTATACCTTTTAGGAGCACATCCGCAGAGGCAGGTGAGACCCCATTCAATGCTGTGGGTGGATTTTCATGGCCCATAGACAGAGACTCCTGAAACTGAGAGACCACCGAGACTACTTCCTCGGTGACCCTTGACTTCTCCGCAAAGACCTCGATGTTGCTGATGCTGTGCCTGGACATTCTAGGTGGTTCGAATGGCTTCAGGGCGTGCGCGGGCGAGTTGTGACAAGAAGAGCTGCTCATGAGCCACTTCTCTGCGTCGTCCCACTTGGAAGGGAAGCTCCGTCTGGACAAGTTCTTGCCCACGCTGAAGCTGAACACAGGCCTACCGGGAGTTGAAGGAGCCTGAAGCAGAGTCGCGGGGGTCTCTGTCCTCCTGCTCGTGACCGAGCTCACTCCATCTCTCCTCCTCTGCGCTGAAACCTCAAGAACGCCCCCACCCTCTGTCGGGTTTCTGGTGCCGTTGTTATAGGTCATGGTTCCCACGACAGGGAATGACTTGACGAACTCAGCTGTCTCTCTGAGGTTGAGCTTGCAAAGCGGGTCGGGGAATGCGTCCGCGTCCACGAAAGGGTTGTTGCTTGAGCTCCTCCGGTAGTCCATGGGCGCCTCCTGAGTCACAATCACGAACAAGAACAACCCCCACAAAGATATATCATCAGAAACAGAGAAAGAAACAACAAGAGCACAAGAAAAGGACGggactttctctttttcttcaacTTCTTACCCGATGAGATGAATACTCCGATGGGTCTTGACGGTAATACCATTTGGGAGCCGTGAGATCCATCGTTTTGTTCAAAGGGTCTGCGGAGGGGAACGAATGAATCTTTCTGTCGCCTTGGGCTTGCTGTTCGTCTCCTTGCTTCTATATATGTTGGTTCATTTTGGGGCACGAAGGAGTCGTGCCGTGAGAGCGACAgaggagaggaaaaaggaagggggGATTGACTGATGGTTTATGGTCAAAGAGGCTGTTCAACTACGACTCACATGCTGCTGATGAGTAGCAGCACCATACCAGGTCTGTTCTGTCCGTGGTGGTGTTTGAAATTTCCACTGTTACATCGTGTCGCTGTACTGTTTCGCGCAGGAAGCAGGCGagcgatggagagagagagcgctttgGAAGGCGGAAAAAAGGTTCACAGAACCAGAGACAGCCTTCTACTGCGTCTgagagagcgagggagaggGAGTGGGGAAATCTATAAGTTGGTTTGTGCCGTAGATTTTTCCAACCTGGATACAAATTTTGTCCTCTACTTCCATTTTATATACTCTGATTCCAAAATTGACCataaattcctttcttttgtttttgaaaactACAGAACCAAGACTCAACCAAAACTAAAGATACTTAGGGTGCTTAGTATGACTTTCATGTTTAGCGATAACACAATGTAATCAACAAAAAGGCAGTCCAGTAAATACGTCGTCAAaccaatcataaaaaaaaatgtgatggGTTCAACGATTGGACCGCCTGGGAACTGGATATGTGTGTTGGGTCCCAAGGCCATTCGATCCAGTTCCCGatcctcaaaattgaaaatcaatccTCTCAATCgagttcccgattttagggtgagatcgggaaccgatcacctctaACACAAGCTCTCGAGCTTTGAGATAATTTATGTTTACCCTGAATTTTCGGTTGCTACCCAATATCTCTTAACTTTCACTTTGCTATGGTTGATGACTCCAAGTTACTTTTCCATGGGCATATGCCATGCATACGACTTTTGAGAGGTAAAAGTACATTTTCATCTCACTTTTTGTAAACAAATTCTCTTTTACCTTGAATGGccgtaaaaaatgaaaaaaaaaatatttgaaagaatgggagaaaaaaattaaatttatcaatttactaacataaaaattgttaaaattcGATAAATATAGCCACTTCAAAGGAACTAAATAAGataaagaataaacaaaaaattcaacaaaaagaaaaatggccgCAATAACAAAGAGgtcaaatgacaaaaaatggaTCATCGTTATGTATATGTAAATGGTTAAGTAATGTAAAGAAACGATGAACTCGACTCATAAAAAggaaaggcggccatcatttgtAACATCGAGGTCCGACAAGGCTGGAGAGCGTTTGTGAAAACCCGAAAATCGACAACAGAGAGTGCATTGAATTACACATTAAGAGAAAGGAGGCATCGGGGTCGGCGTCGACACATTATACAAGCGAAAGCGATACGGGCCGCGAAAATTAAGTTTAGTAACGGTGTGCTCGAATAAGAGATCTATCACAAGGGGCTACCCATACAACGCCTCTTATTAATTAGGCCAAGTCGTCGTTACATTGAAACCATCCCATAATGTTCGGCACAAGATCATAATGGATTGACAGATAGATTGGCTGTCGCCATAATCCAAAGAAGGCGATGTTTTTTTGCACCTCTCTCAGATCTGCCTTAGTTAGAAACCATAAGATCATGGTGggccacaaaaaaagaaatctaaatGGGTCAGAACTAAACTAGTTTAGACTCGTGTTCTCTTTATGCATGTGATGGATCTAGTCGCCCACGGGCTTGCTAGAGTAAATGGGCCTACAGATCACTTAGATGGGCTTAGGCAACCTCGTGTGATTATGAAGTCCAGACCATCCTTATTGGGCCGGATTCAGGCCCGCCTGAATCCGAAAAGCTATGAACTTTTTATTGATGGGTAGTGTAGTAGAGTTTGAGCTATGGTTTTTATCGTCATTCTTTGCACTTGTCTATAAAAATACAAATGAGATAGTTGAAAGAAGGGACAATAGAACAAATGGGC
It encodes the following:
- the LOC115736331 gene encoding uncharacterized protein LOC115736331, with amino-acid sequence MDLTAPKWYYRQDPSEYSSHREAPMDYRRSSSNNPFVDADAFPDPLCKLNLRETAEFVKSFPVVGTMTYNNGTRNPTEGGGVLEVSAQRRRDGVSSVTSRRTETPATLLQAPSTPGRPVFSFSVGKNLSRRSFPSKWDDAEKWLMSSSSCHNSPAHALKPFEPPRMSRHSISNIEVFAEKSRVTEEVVSVVSQFQESLSMGHENPPTALNGVSPASADVLLKDKFTDDVDTILPKFRCTDPSREGFLFRNSASETMKDAGTEVHHRDAGTEMTPLGSSPNSRCHTPYKFSSPPRHNTPADRSGPLGMDTCYSNNGGITAIDMNQLKECHLAKLQLGTQYDSIASNWSSREEEEEDVSKSLRHFETHNANGFQKSGVPESRTGAASWEEEEKLKCCLRYQREEAKIQAWVNLESAKAEAQSRKLEVKIQKMRSNLEEKLMRRMANVHRRAEDWRAQARQQHSDQIQKATEPAKKIINHLHHQDSHFSGYVSCGCFPCTSHH
- the LOC115736330 gene encoding alanine aminotransferase 2-like, which produces MRRFAAERARDLLRSHSLQRYSRRRLLSSLTSQSQSRFLSSTSPPDSPPSMGSQPVTLDTINPKVLKCEYAVRGEIVSIAQRLQQELKENPGSHPFDEILYCNIGNPQSLGQQPITFFREVIALCDHPSILDKSETQGLFSADAIERAWQILDQIPGRATGAYSHSQGIKGLRDAIADGIEARDGFPADPNDIFLTDGASPAVHMMMQLLIRSESDGIFCPIPQYPLYSASIALHGGTLVPYYLDEETGWGLEVSDLQKQLDSARSKGITVRALVVINPGNPTGQVLAEENQQQIVEFCKKEGLVLLADEVYQENIYVPDKQFHSFKKIARSMGYGENDISLVSFQSVSKGYYGECGKRGGYMEVTGFSADVREQIYKVASVNLCSNITGQILASLVMNPPKVGDESYESYCEERDGILSSLARRAQTLEQALNSLEGITCNRAEGAMYLFPRIHLPQKAIKAAEAAKTAPDAFYCRRLLDATGIVVVPGSGFGQVPGTWHFRCTILPQEDKIPAVVSRLTEFHKGFMDEFRD